Within the Terriglobia bacterium genome, the region CCGCCGTCTACTTCGACGGCCCCGGCGGAACCCAGGTCCCGCAGCGCGTCATCGACGCCATGACCGACTACTTCCTCCGCTCCAACTCGAACACAGGCGGCGCGTACGAAACCAGCCGACGCAGCAACGCAATCGTCTCCGCCGCCCGCTCGGCAATTTCCGACCTGCTCGGCTGCCGTCCCGGTGAAGTCGCCTTCGGCCCCAACATGACCACATTGACGTTCGCGCTAAGCCGCTCCATCGGCCGCGAAATCGCACCCGGCGACGAGATCATCACTACTGGACTTGATCACGACGCCGATGTCGCCCCTTGGCGAACCCTCACCGAACGTGGTGCCGTTATCTGCGAAGTCGACGTCAATCTCTCCGACTGCACCCTCGACCTCGACGACTTCAAGCGCAAGCTCTCTTCCAAGACAAAGCTCGTCGCCGTCGGCTATGCCTCGAACTCCGTCGGCACCATCAATCCCGTTGCCGAGATCGCCAAGCTCGCGCACTCCGTCGGCGCCATGTTCTTCGTCGATGCCGTTCACTACGCACCGCACGGTCCCATTGACGTTCACGCCATCGACTGCGACTTCCTCGCCTGCTCCGTGTACAAGTTCTTCGGCCCGCACATCGGCGTTCTTTACGGCAAGCACGAGCACCTCGCGCGACTGCAGCCCTACAAGGTTCGCCCCTCAGCCGATACCGTTCCCGACCGCTGGGAAACCGGGACGCACAACATCGAGGGCCTCGCCGGCGTCAGCGGCGCTATCACTTACCTCGCCGACCTCGGCGCACTCATGGACCCCAAAGCGCAGACCCGCCGCGAAGCCCTGCAAGCTGCCTTCCGCGCCATCAAGCAATACGAGCGCGAGCTCGCTGAGCGCCTCGTCCGCGGGCTCCAGAAAATCCCCGGCGTGCAGATTTACGGCATCCAGGATTTCTCTCGCTTCGATCAGCGCACGCCGACCGTCGCCATTCGCATTGGCACCATTCCGCCGGTCGAAATCGCAGAAAAGCTCGGCGATCACGGCATCTTCGTCTGGGACGGAAACTATTACGCGCTGAACCTCAGCGAACGCCTCGGCGTCGAAGACAAGGGCGGCATGGTCCGCATTGGCCTCGCCCACTACAACACCGCAGAAGAAGTTGACAGGCTGCTCGAAGAATTGAAAATAATCGCGGAATAATTCAGGGCACGGCTTCAGCCGTGCCGCAAGGGACTTCACCCTAACGTGGGGCTTTAGCCCCTGAGGTTCAACTCGGGAAACTTGACAGGAGCTTGATGGAAGCGCTGAAGCGTGCAATTCCCACGCGGTTGCGACGCTGGCTCAGCCGAAAGCGTTTCGAATTCGGCCGCAACATGCTCTGGGCCGATCGCCTCACCGACTTCTCCTCACTCCGCCGCACTACGCCCTATCGCCCGAATTTCGGCTGGAATCGCGGCCAGTGCATCGACCGCTATTACATCGACAAGTTTTTCTCCGCGCACACCGCCGACATTCACGGCCGCGCCCTCGAGATCGGCGACGCCGAGTACACCCGCAAATTCGGCGCCAATCATGTCACCCAAATTGACGTCATTGATCTCGACCCCAACAACACCCGCGCCACCATCCACGACGACCTCTGCTCCGCCGCATCCATTGCCGACAACACTTACGACTGCATCCTCTGCCCGCAAACTCTGCTCGTCATTTACGATTTCCACGCCGCCATCCGCACCATGCACCGCATCCTGAAACCCGGCGGCGTGCTCCTCGCAACCACCCCCGGCATAGCGCAGATATGCCCGCAGCCCATGATCGGCGGCGCCGGCCACGACTACTGGCGCTTCACCGATCTCTCCGCGCAAGCGGTCTTCGGCACCGTCTTCGGTGAATCCAATGTCCAGGTCCAAACCTTCGGCAACGTCCTTACCGCCGTTGCCCTTCTTCACGGCCTCGTGAGCCAGGAGTTCACCCCCGCCGAACTCGACCACCACGATCCCGACTACCAGGTCACCATCGCCATTCGCGCCCAAAAGGTCATGCCATGACCGCGCCCGCCGCCTCGATCATCGTTCCTTATTTCAATCCCGGCGACTTCTTGTGCGAAGCCATCGACAGCGTCCTCGCTCAAACCTTCACCGACTGGGAACTGCTCCTCGTCAATGACGGTTCAACCGACAATACCGATCGCCTGGCCGCCGACTTCGCTGCCCGCGACCCTCGCATCCAAGCTCTCTCGCATTCCGACGGCAAGAATCACGGCCTGCCCCCAACCCGCAATCTAGGCCTGCGCCATGCTCGTGGAGAATTCATCGCCCTGCTCGATGCCGACGATGTCTGGCTCCCCGAAAAATTGGCCCAGCAACTCGAACTCGCACGTGCCCATCCCGAAGCCGCAATGATTTTTGGCCGCAGCCGCTACTGGCACAGTTGGAATTCCGGCGATCACGAACCTGATTCCGTCCCCGAACTCGCCCCCGGCGATCGCCTCTACCACCCTCCCGAACTTTGGAAACTCTCCTATCCCTTCGGACCGTTCGGCGCGCCCTGCCCCTCCGATCTCCTCATTCGACGCACCGCCCTCGACTCCGTCGGCGGCTTCGAAGAATGCTTCGACGACCGCGCCCCCACGCACGAAGACATCGCGCTGCTCTCAAAAATCTTCCTGAATTTTCCGGTTTATGTTTCCAGCGAGTGCTGGGATCTCTACCGTCGCCATGACCAATCCATCTGGTCACGCGCCATGAAGGACGGCAGCGACGAACGCTCCCGCAGATTCTTCTTCGAATGGATGCGCACCTACTTGCAGCAACACAGAGTTACTGAGCCCGAGATTTGGCGGCTTCTGGATAAGCAAACCTGGCGCTACCGCCACCCAGCGGTATATCGCATCGCTCGCGCCATCCGCACCACCCTGCGCCCTCTCAAACGGCGCCTATAATCCACCGTCTCCGTTGTTCGCTTTGCCGTTTAGCGGTTTTGCCGTTTCCCGATGGTTCGGTTCACGATGCCTTTCCTCACGTTCTTCCCCGTCCCCACCTTAACCGCAAAATTCATCAGCGAATCTTCATCGCTGATCTCTAACCGATTGAGCGCCAGAGGATCCTGCCACCGATTGAATCCGGCATTCGTTGTCACCGCCGCTTTGTATCCCGCCTCGACGACTGCGGCCCGAACCCGCCGGTCCGCATCGCCGTACGGATACGCGAACCACTCCACCGCCGCTCCCAGCAAATCTTCCAATTTCGCCTTCGAATCGCTCACCTCGCGCCGAAGTTCCTCGTCATCGAGCGCCGTCAGCATCGGATGCGTCAAGCTGTGCGACCCGAACACGACGCCCGCCCTCTGCATCTGCCGCATCCGCTCCAGCGTCAGCAACAACCGCTGTCTCACGGCCGTTCCGGCATCCCACACGTTGGTCCGCCCTATCCGGTCTAGCACCACAAACACCAACGGACGCAACTTCCGCCGCTCCACCTCTGGCATCAACTCCGTATAAAGATCGTCGTAGGCATCATCGAATGTCAGCAGTACATTTTTCTCCGGCAACTCTCCCGCAAGCGCCTCCTGCGGACTGACATGCTGATAATTCATCATCTCCAGCCACGAAAGAAATCGCCGAAACCGATTCGGCGAAACGTAGTAACCCGCCTCAACCGCGTTCTCCGGGCGCGCAATACTGTGAAACAGCAGAATGCGCCCTCGCGCTCCCGCCATCTCGCAAATCTCGCGCTCCCCAATCCCCGTCCCCCGAACGGCCCGCCAATACTCGCCGACCCTCCGCAACCGCGCCCAAACCCCAAACGCCCATCGACTGCCCGAAGCGTTCGTCACCTTCTCCAGAGCATCGGCCACAGCGAGCACCGTCTCCGGTGTCGCCCAACTCGCCCGCGCCAACATTCGCTTTCTTAAACTGCCGCCACCCAAATCCGTTAGCTGCGCCACCTGCGTCGAGCGCTCGCCCTTCTCCCGCGCCCGAAACACATCCAGTGCTCCGCTCAATCTCCAGCAACGCGGCCAGTACGCACTCTGATCCTTTCCACCGCGATGGCGCACCACTGCCTTCGGCGCATATCTCGCCTGCACCCCCACGCGATACAGCCGCAGCCCCAACTCCATCTCCTCGTCCGAACGCATCCGCTCGTCAAACCCACCCATCTTTTCGAACAGTTCTCGCCGAATCGAACAGTTCAATCCGAACCACGTCGACTGCTCGGCCTCAGCTCCGATCAACCTTCCCACTGGCGAATCGCCTTCGGCCGGCATGACTTCCGCCAACTGCCTTTCCCAAGCCCGCTGCAGCAACTCGTCCGTCTTCGAGACGAATGGCGTCTGCCGCTCCTCGAGGATCCTCCCGAACACCACCGTCGGCCATCCCGGCGCCGCCGCATGGGCTTTATCGTGAGCCTTCAGCAATTCCCGATCCACGGCAACGTCGTCATCCAGAAAGAGCACGAACTCTCCCCGCGCCGTCGCCGCACCCGTGTTCCTCGCCGCCGACAGCCCGCGATTCTCCTTGTGAAAAACCCACCGCACCGGAAACCGAAGCGGTGCCCCACATCTGCGCGTCTTTCGCAGATGTGGGTGTTTTTCAGACTCCGCCAGCACGCGCGTTTCCGCATCCTCGCCGTCGCACACCACGACGACCTCGAAATCATCCTCTGTCTGCTCCGCGAGTCCGCCCAGCAGTGAATCCAGCATCGCCGCCCGCCGCCACGTCGGAATGACAATCGTCCACTTCATCGCAGAACTGGGTATCCTCCGGGCGCTGGGGTGCCCCATCCTGGCCCGAAGTTGGCCAGGGTGGGGTAGTTCCTAAAATGATCACGGATCTTTCAACTTCTTCTTGCTTTACAAACCATCGATTGTCCACCATGCTCACGTCAACGCAATTTTCCAAGGTTCCATGCTCATCACGGTCGTCGTCCCAACCCACAACCGCCGACGCCTGCTGGCTCAATGCCTGGAATCCCTCTTCCACCAAACCTGCGCCCCGGACAAGTTCGAAATCATCATCGTCATCGACGGCAGCACCGATTCCACCCGCGACTACCTGCACTCGCTCTCTTTCCCCTGCGCGCACCAGGTGCTCGAATCGCGGACAAGCCGCCGCCCGCAATGCTGGAATCCTCGCCGCTCGCGGCGAATATGTTCTTCTTCTCGATGATGATTTCGTCTGCGACCCGAATCTGATCTCCGCGCACCTCGCGGCTCGTTCCGATTCCGGATCGGTCGTAGTCGGCCCGATCCTCCGCGATCCGGCCAACAACTCCATCCCCGCCCTCGCCATCGACCGCGAAATTCGACCCTACTACGAGCGTCTTGAAGCCGCGGCTAACCAACCCGCGTGGTTTCCCC harbors:
- a CDS encoding polysaccharide deacetylase family protein codes for the protein MKWTIVIPTWRRAAMLDSLLGGLAEQTEDDFEVVVVCDGEDAETRVLAESEKHPHLRKTRRCGAPLRFPVRWVFHKENRGLSAARNTGAATARGEFVLFLDDDVAVDRELLKAHDKAHAAAPGWPTVVFGRILEERQTPFVSKTDELLQRAWERQLAEVMPAEGDSPVGRLIGAEAEQSTWFGLNCSIRRELFEKMGGFDERMRSDEEMELGLRLYRVGVQARYAPKAVVRHRGGKDQSAYWPRCWRLSGALDVFRAREKGERSTQVAQLTDLGGGSLRKRMLARASWATPETVLAVADALEKVTNASGSRWAFGVWARLRRVGEYWRAVRGTGIGEREICEMAGARGRILLFHSIARPENAVEAGYYVSPNRFRRFLSWLEMMNYQHVSPQEALAGELPEKNVLLTFDDAYDDLYTELMPEVERRKLRPLVFVVLDRIGRTNVWDAGTAVRQRLLLTLERMRQMQRAGVVFGSHSLTHPMLTALDDEELRREVSDSKAKLEDLLGAAVEWFAYPYGDADRRVRAAVVEAGYKAAVTTNAGFNRWQDPLALNRLEISDEDSLMNFAVKVGTGKNVRKGIVNRTIGKRQNR
- a CDS encoding cysteine desulfurase-like protein, with protein sequence MSLASATLTSPLAAHSPWIREQFPSLALRVNGHPAVYFDGPGGTQVPQRVIDAMTDYFLRSNSNTGGAYETSRRSNAIVSAARSAISDLLGCRPGEVAFGPNMTTLTFALSRSIGREIAPGDEIITTGLDHDADVAPWRTLTERGAVICEVDVNLSDCTLDLDDFKRKLSSKTKLVAVGYASNSVGTINPVAEIAKLAHSVGAMFFVDAVHYAPHGPIDVHAIDCDFLACSVYKFFGPHIGVLYGKHEHLARLQPYKVRPSADTVPDRWETGTHNIEGLAGVSGAITYLADLGALMDPKAQTRREALQAAFRAIKQYERELAERLVRGLQKIPGVQIYGIQDFSRFDQRTPTVAIRIGTIPPVEIAEKLGDHGIFVWDGNYYALNLSERLGVEDKGGMVRIGLAHYNTAEEVDRLLEELKIIAE
- a CDS encoding glycosyltransferase family 2 protein, encoding MTAPAASIIVPYFNPGDFLCEAIDSVLAQTFTDWELLLVNDGSTDNTDRLAADFAARDPRIQALSHSDGKNHGLPPTRNLGLRHARGEFIALLDADDVWLPEKLAQQLELARAHPEAAMIFGRSRYWHSWNSGDHEPDSVPELAPGDRLYHPPELWKLSYPFGPFGAPCPSDLLIRRTALDSVGGFEECFDDRAPTHEDIALLSKIFLNFPVYVSSECWDLYRRHDQSIWSRAMKDGSDERSRRFFFEWMRTYLQQHRVTEPEIWRLLDKQTWRYRHPAVYRIARAIRTTLRPLKRRL
- a CDS encoding methyltransferase domain-containing protein, with amino-acid sequence MEALKRAIPTRLRRWLSRKRFEFGRNMLWADRLTDFSSLRRTTPYRPNFGWNRGQCIDRYYIDKFFSAHTADIHGRALEIGDAEYTRKFGANHVTQIDVIDLDPNNTRATIHDDLCSAASIADNTYDCILCPQTLLVIYDFHAAIRTMHRILKPGGVLLATTPGIAQICPQPMIGGAGHDYWRFTDLSAQAVFGTVFGESNVQVQTFGNVLTAVALLHGLVSQEFTPAELDHHDPDYQVTIAIRAQKVMP